The window AGGCTAAAAACAAATCACGTCACGCTAACTAAAACCGACACACTTTTTAGTACCAAAACAGAACCCGAACCTGAACATGAGGCACGAGGTCACACCAATCTTGACTGTGTGCCCGAGATCCTTGAACGCCAACGCTGTGAAGCCTCTCCACGTCTCCCGACAGCCACCACAGACAATGTAGATAATCTGGCCTACATTTGGGATCCAATAGGCCAGAGTAGTAGAAACCATAGCACCAGTCATCCCAAATTCAAACCTCACGGTAAGAAGCCACGAGAGGAAGACGTGTACTAACAGAGAAAAGGTGGATAAGCACGAGAGCACGATGATCTTGCTCTGTGACTGCAGAAACATGTTGGAGGCACATAGCACAGCAAACGAAAACGTTAATGGAATGAACCACAGAGCTATGATTCCCGTGGTATCTGCAATGAGTTGGTCTTGGCCAAACGCTTTTAGGATCGGAGCAGCAAAAACTAGCAGCGGACAGAGTATAGTCGAGACGGTAGGCAACACAATCCACCCTTGCTGGAGATATATCCCCAGATTTTGGTACTGCTTAGCGCCAAAGGCTTGCCCGTGCAGCGTTCCAAACCCGCTATTCATGCCAACCTGCACACAAAATGCAAACCAAAAACATTAGTCCTATGAGGCAAAGAGAAGTCTTCTGagatatgaatatttatataccaGTATGCCATTGGAGAATCTGAGCAGGACGGAGTAGACGAGCGTGTATGCAGCAAGCTCCGTGGCGCCAATATGGCCTACGAAAGCTTGGCTGACAACATTTACCCCAAAAGTTGAGAATCTGATTAAGATAGCAGGGGCAGAAACAATCCACATTTTCTTGCTCTCATTCCATATC is drawn from Salvia hispanica cultivar TCC Black 2014 chromosome 6, UniMelb_Shisp_WGS_1.0, whole genome shotgun sequence and contains these coding sequences:
- the LOC125197437 gene encoding protein DETOXIFICATION 21-like isoform X3, whose amino-acid sequence is MEATMKEQLLPNNVEDLKKKIWNESKKMWIVSAPAILIRFSTFGVNVVSQAFVGHIGATELAAYTLVYSVLLRFSNGILVGMNSGFGTLHGQAFGAKQYQNLGIYLQQGWIVLPTVSTILCPLLVFAAPILKAFGQDQLIADTTGIIALWFIPLTFSFAVLCASNMFLQSQSKIIVLSCLSTFSLLVHVFLSWLLTVRFEFGMTGAMVSTTLAYWIPNVGQIIYIVCGGCRETWRGFTALAFKDLGHTVKIGVTSCLMFSLEFWYDAVLILLSGNMVNAEVSVDALSICLNMSGWAQMISTGFMATASVRVANELGRGNAGAAKFSILMILVTSFSIALVVFVVFIVLRDQLAYAFTTSEEVAGEVARLSPLLGYSLLLNGVQPILSGVAAGAGRQATGVWIGMTIGSTVQTVILVVMTCMTDWDEQICLAHKRINRPLISELPRN
- the LOC125197437 gene encoding protein DETOXIFICATION 21-like isoform X1, translated to MEATMKEQLLPNNVEDLKKKIWNESKKMWIVSAPAILIRFSTFGVNVVSQAFVGHIGATELAAYTLVYSVLLRFSNGILVGMNSGFGTLHGQAFGAKQYQNLGIYLQQGWIVLPTVSTILCPLLVFAAPILKAFGQDQLIADTTGIIALWFIPLTFSFAVLCASNMFLQSQSKIIVLSCLSTFSLLVHVFLSWLLTVRFEFGMTGAMVSTTLAYWIPNVGQIIYIVCGGCRETWRGFTALAFKDLGHTVKIGVTSCLMFSLEFWYDAVLILLSGNMVNAEVSVDALSICLNMSGWAQMISTGFMATASVRVANELGRGNAGAAKFSILMILVTSFSIALVVFVVFIVLRDQLAYAFTTSEEVAGEVARLSPLLGYSLLLNGVQPILSGVAAGAGRQATVTYVNLASYYLIGIPLAVILGFSLNLQVQGVWIGMTIGSTVQTVILVVMTCMTDWDEQICLAHKRINRPLISELPRN
- the LOC125197437 gene encoding protein DETOXIFICATION 21-like isoform X2, which codes for MEATMKEQLLPNNVEDLKKKIWNESKKMWIVSAPAILIRFSTFGVNVVSQAFVGHIGATELAAYTLVYSVLLRFSNGILVGMNSGFGTLHGQAFGAKQYQNLGIYLQQGWIVLPTVSTILCPLLVFAAPILKAFGQDQLIADTTGIIALWFIPLTFSFAVLCASNMFLQSQSKIIVLSCLSTFSLLVHVFLSWLLTVRFEFGMTGAMVSTTLAYWIPNVGQIIYIVCGGCRETWRGFTALAFKDLGHTVKIGVTSCLMFSLEFWYDAVLILLSGNMVNAEVSVDALSICLNMSGWAQMISTGFMATASVRVANELGRGNAGAAKFSILMILVTSFSIALVVFVVFIVLRDQLAYAFTTSEEVAGEPILSGVAAGAGRQATVTYVNLASYYLIGIPLAVILGFSLNLQVQGVWIGMTIGSTVQTVILVVMTCMTDWDEQICLAHKRINRPLISELPRN